A stretch of Aphelocoma coerulescens isolate FSJ_1873_10779 chromosome 1A, UR_Acoe_1.0, whole genome shotgun sequence DNA encodes these proteins:
- the SELENOO gene encoding protein adenylyltransferase SelO, mitochondrial isoform X2 codes for MDAVLRSGRCFPSRLLRAAGPARRSSAGTAMQRPEGGGGWLGALRFDNLALRSLPVDASEEGGPRTVPGACFARVRPSPLQNPRLVAMSLPALALLGLEAPAADPAAAEAEAALFFSGNRVLAGAEPAAHCYCGHQFGSFAGQLGDGAAMYLGEVLGPGGERWEIQLKGAGITPFSRQADGRKVLRSSIREFLCSEAMFHLGIPTTRAGTCVTSDSKVVRDIFYDGNPKNERCTVVLRIASTFIRFGSFEIFKPPDEYTGRKGPSVDRNDIRIQMLDYVISTFYPEIQEAYSDNTTQRNAAFFRELTKRTARLVADWQCVGFCHGVLNTDNMSIVGLTIDYGPFGFMDRYDPEHVCNGSDNTGRYAYNKQPEVCKWNLGKLAEALVPELPLEISQLILEEEYDAEFEKHYLQKMRKKLGLIHLELEEDSKLVSELLETMHVTAGDFTNIFYLLSSFSVDMDPSKFEDFLEELASQCASVEELKVALKPQMDPRQLSMMLMLAQSNPQLFALIGTKANINKELERVEQFSKLQQLTADDLHSRNKRHWKEWLEKYRVRLQKEIESVGNADAWNTDHVKVMNSNNPKYILRNYIAQNAIEAAENGDFSETEDSDPPSAVKNSARQTSKCY; via the exons ATGGACGCGGTGCTGCGCAGCGGCCGCTGCTTCCCCTCGCGGCTGCTGAgggcggcgggcccggcccggcgcagCTCCGCGGGTACGGCCATGCAGCGGCCCGAGGGCGGCGGCGGTTGGCTGGGCGCGCTGCGCTTCGACAACCTGGCGCTGCGCTCGCTGCCCGTGGACGCCTCGGAGGAGGGCGGCCCGCGGACCGTGCCCGGCGCCTGCTTCGCTCGGGTGCGGCCGAGCCCGCTGCAGAACCCGCGGCTCGTGGCCATGTCGCTGCCGGCGCtggcgctgctggggctggaggcgCCCGCGGCCGacccggcggcggcggaggccgAGGCCGCGCTGTTCTTCAGCGGGAACCGGGTGCTGGCGGGCGCGGAGCCCGCGGCGCACTGCTACTGCGGCCACCAGTTCGGCAGCTTCGCGGGGCAGCTGGGCGACGGCGCCGCCATGTACCTGGGAGAGGtgctgggcccggggggagaGCGCTGGGAGATCCAGCTCAAAGGCGCCGGCATCACCCCCTTTTCCCG ACAAGCTGATGGTCGGAAAGTCCTGCGGTCGAGCATCCGGGAGTTCCTGTGCAGCGAGGCCATGTTCCACCTGGGCATACCCACAACTCGGGCTGGCACGTGCGTCACGTCCGACTCCAAAGTCGTCCGTGACATATTTTATGATGGGAATCCAAAAAATGAAAGGTGTACAGTTGTTCTGAGAATAGCCTCTACGTTTATAAG ATTTGGCtcttttgaaatttttaaaCCTCCTGATGAATACACTGGACGCAAGGGCCCCAGTGTTGACAGAAATGATATTCGAATACAGATGCTTGATTATGTGATCAGCACTTTCTACCCAGAAATCCAGGAGGCTTATTCAGACAACACTACTCAGAGGAATGCTGCCTTCTTCAGAGAG CTAACCAAACGGACAGCGAGATTGGTTGCTGACTGGCAGTGTGTGGGGTTTTGCCATGGTGTGCTGAATACAGACAACATGAGTATAGTTGGACTAACCATTGACTATGGCCCTTTTGGGTTTATGGACAG GTATGACCCTGAGCATGTTTGCAATGGTTCTGATAATACAGGGCGCTATGCTTACAACAAACAGCCTGAGGTTTGCAAGTGGAATCTGGGGAAACTTGCTGAAGCTTTAGTTCCAGAGCTGCCCTTGGAAATAAGCCAACTTATCCTGGAAGAGGAATATGATGCAGAATTTGAGAAGCACTATTTGCAGAAGATGAGGAAAAAACTAGGCCTAATCCATCTGGAATTAGAAGAAGATAGTAAGCTGGTGTCTGAACTGCTTGAAACCATGCATGTCACAG CTGGAGActtcacaaatattttttacttgCTGAGTTCATTCTCAGTAGACATGGATCCTTCAAAATTTGAAGATTTCTTAGAAGAGCTTGCAAGTCAGTGTGCTTCTGTGGAAGAACTGAAAGTTGCCTTGAAACCACAGATGGATCCAAG ACAACTGTCAATGATGCTGATGTTGGCTCAGTCTAATCCACAGCTGTTTGCATTAATTGGAACAAAAGCTAATATAAATAAAGAACTGGAACGTGTTGAACAATTCTCTAAACTGCAGCAGTTAACAGCAGATGATTTACATAGCAGAAATAAAAGACACTGGAAGGAATGGCTGGAGAAATACAG AGTCCGTTtgcaaaaagaaatagaaagcgTTGGTAATGCTGATGCCTGGAACACTGATCATGTGAAGGTCATGAATTCAAACAATCCAAAATATATCTTGAGAAATTATATTGCCCAGAATGCCATAGAAGCAGCCGAAAATGGGGATTTCTCAGAG ACTGAAGACTCTGATCCTCCTTCAGCAGTGAAGAATTCAGCAAGGCAGACATCAAAGTGCTATTAA
- the SELENOO gene encoding protein adenylyltransferase SelO, mitochondrial isoform X1 translates to MDAVLRSGRCFPSRLLRAAGPARRSSAGTAMQRPEGGGGWLGALRFDNLALRSLPVDASEEGGPRTVPGACFARVRPSPLQNPRLVAMSLPALALLGLEAPAADPAAAEAEAALFFSGNRVLAGAEPAAHCYCGHQFGSFAGQLGDGAAMYLGEVLGPGGERWEIQLKGAGITPFSRQADGRKVLRSSIREFLCSEAMFHLGIPTTRAGTCVTSDSKVVRDIFYDGNPKNERCTVVLRIASTFIRFGSFEIFKPPDEYTGRKGPSVDRNDIRIQMLDYVISTFYPEIQEAYSDNTTQRNAAFFRELTKRTARLVADWQCVGFCHGVLNTDNMSIVGLTIDYGPFGFMDRYDPEHVCNGSDNTGRYAYNKQPEVCKWNLGKLAEALVPELPLEISQLILEEEYDAEFEKHYLQKMRKKLGLIHLELEEDSKLVSELLETMHVTAGDFTNIFYLLSSFSVDMDPSKFEDFLEELASQCASVEELKVALKPQMDPRQLSMMLMLAQSNPQLFALIGTKANINKELERVEQFSKLQQLTADDLHSRNKRHWKEWLEKYRVRLQKEIESVGNADAWNTDHVKVMNSNNPKYILRNYIAQNAIEAAENGDFSEVRNVLKLLEHPFQEAEGFQEVKEGAEEEGATATAAVCAQESRSRQSYCSKPPLWAAELCVTUSS, encoded by the exons ATGGACGCGGTGCTGCGCAGCGGCCGCTGCTTCCCCTCGCGGCTGCTGAgggcggcgggcccggcccggcgcagCTCCGCGGGTACGGCCATGCAGCGGCCCGAGGGCGGCGGCGGTTGGCTGGGCGCGCTGCGCTTCGACAACCTGGCGCTGCGCTCGCTGCCCGTGGACGCCTCGGAGGAGGGCGGCCCGCGGACCGTGCCCGGCGCCTGCTTCGCTCGGGTGCGGCCGAGCCCGCTGCAGAACCCGCGGCTCGTGGCCATGTCGCTGCCGGCGCtggcgctgctggggctggaggcgCCCGCGGCCGacccggcggcggcggaggccgAGGCCGCGCTGTTCTTCAGCGGGAACCGGGTGCTGGCGGGCGCGGAGCCCGCGGCGCACTGCTACTGCGGCCACCAGTTCGGCAGCTTCGCGGGGCAGCTGGGCGACGGCGCCGCCATGTACCTGGGAGAGGtgctgggcccggggggagaGCGCTGGGAGATCCAGCTCAAAGGCGCCGGCATCACCCCCTTTTCCCG ACAAGCTGATGGTCGGAAAGTCCTGCGGTCGAGCATCCGGGAGTTCCTGTGCAGCGAGGCCATGTTCCACCTGGGCATACCCACAACTCGGGCTGGCACGTGCGTCACGTCCGACTCCAAAGTCGTCCGTGACATATTTTATGATGGGAATCCAAAAAATGAAAGGTGTACAGTTGTTCTGAGAATAGCCTCTACGTTTATAAG ATTTGGCtcttttgaaatttttaaaCCTCCTGATGAATACACTGGACGCAAGGGCCCCAGTGTTGACAGAAATGATATTCGAATACAGATGCTTGATTATGTGATCAGCACTTTCTACCCAGAAATCCAGGAGGCTTATTCAGACAACACTACTCAGAGGAATGCTGCCTTCTTCAGAGAG CTAACCAAACGGACAGCGAGATTGGTTGCTGACTGGCAGTGTGTGGGGTTTTGCCATGGTGTGCTGAATACAGACAACATGAGTATAGTTGGACTAACCATTGACTATGGCCCTTTTGGGTTTATGGACAG GTATGACCCTGAGCATGTTTGCAATGGTTCTGATAATACAGGGCGCTATGCTTACAACAAACAGCCTGAGGTTTGCAAGTGGAATCTGGGGAAACTTGCTGAAGCTTTAGTTCCAGAGCTGCCCTTGGAAATAAGCCAACTTATCCTGGAAGAGGAATATGATGCAGAATTTGAGAAGCACTATTTGCAGAAGATGAGGAAAAAACTAGGCCTAATCCATCTGGAATTAGAAGAAGATAGTAAGCTGGTGTCTGAACTGCTTGAAACCATGCATGTCACAG CTGGAGActtcacaaatattttttacttgCTGAGTTCATTCTCAGTAGACATGGATCCTTCAAAATTTGAAGATTTCTTAGAAGAGCTTGCAAGTCAGTGTGCTTCTGTGGAAGAACTGAAAGTTGCCTTGAAACCACAGATGGATCCAAG ACAACTGTCAATGATGCTGATGTTGGCTCAGTCTAATCCACAGCTGTTTGCATTAATTGGAACAAAAGCTAATATAAATAAAGAACTGGAACGTGTTGAACAATTCTCTAAACTGCAGCAGTTAACAGCAGATGATTTACATAGCAGAAATAAAAGACACTGGAAGGAATGGCTGGAGAAATACAG AGTCCGTTtgcaaaaagaaatagaaagcgTTGGTAATGCTGATGCCTGGAACACTGATCATGTGAAGGTCATGAATTCAAACAATCCAAAATATATCTTGAGAAATTATATTGCCCAGAATGCCATAGAAGCAGCCGAAAATGGGGATTTCTCAGAG GTAAGAAACGTACTGAAACTTCTAGAACATCCATTCCAAGAAGCAGAAGGTTTCCAGGAGGTAAAGGAAGGTGCAGAAGAGGAGGGAGCAACTGCTACAGCAGCTGTTTGCGCTCAGGAGAGCAGAAGCAGACAATCATACTGCAGCAAACCTCCGCTGtgggctgcagagctctgtgttaCATGATCTTCATAA